The Desulfoscipio gibsoniae DSM 7213 genome contains a region encoding:
- a CDS encoding transcriptional regulator: protein MIGTTTLADYLVKAGDRLPEEADRVLEALVNEGNMNKEDLSLLSRVKRAVLDHVIMQLYALGLVDVSTEGKSKICSLTKLGEEYVSLLAERKVG, encoded by the coding sequence ATGATTGGTACCACAACATTAGCGGATTACTTGGTTAAAGCAGGTGACCGGTTGCCCGAAGAGGCGGACCGGGTGCTTGAGGCTCTGGTTAACGAAGGTAACATGAATAAAGAAGATTTATCATTGCTTTCCCGCGTTAAAAGAGCTGTACTTGATCATGTAATTATGCAGTTATATGCCCTGGGGTTGGTGGATGTATCTACGGAAGGTAAAAGTAAAATTTGCAGTCTTACCAAATTAGGTGAGGAATATGTCAGCTTGCTGGCGGAAAGAAAAGTCGGTTAA